The following coding sequences lie in one Flagellimonas eckloniae genomic window:
- a CDS encoding Pycsar system effector family protein codes for MSEIVEKAECFVSEILEKELNPKFLYHNLRHTQRVVKSTKELLNFYNLGEAEVEKLLLTAWFHDTGYTKSTENHEEASCKIATSFLEDNNYDTKDIEQICSCIMATKRYHEPTNLHEEIIRDADASHFAQKSYWETTDFLKEELKELGIAKYSNKEWRDENIKMFRNEHQFYTDYAKDNWEENKERNLKLLVKEKKTEKEIAKKEALKAKYKSESPDRGIQTLFRVTLKNHLTLSDIADTKANILLSVNAIIISVALSNLIPKLDNPSNAYLVYPTAIFIIFSVVSMVLAVLATRPNVTSGQFTKQDVENKKVNLLFFGNFHKMSLNEYEWAIQELVKDKDYIYSSLTKDLYFLGLVLNRKYKILRTTYTIFIIGIVISVLAFGLAFHFLGPDRVA; via the coding sequence ATGTCGGAAATTGTTGAAAAAGCTGAATGTTTTGTCTCGGAAATTTTGGAGAAAGAATTAAATCCAAAGTTTTTATACCACAATTTACGACATACCCAACGTGTAGTTAAAAGTACTAAAGAATTACTCAATTTCTATAACCTTGGTGAGGCGGAAGTGGAGAAGCTTTTGTTAACCGCTTGGTTTCATGATACAGGCTACACCAAGAGTACGGAAAACCACGAGGAAGCCAGCTGTAAAATTGCCACATCTTTTCTTGAAGACAACAATTATGATACTAAAGACATTGAACAGATCTGCTCTTGTATCATGGCCACAAAAAGGTATCATGAACCAACTAATTTGCATGAGGAGATTATACGGGATGCGGATGCCTCGCACTTTGCCCAAAAAAGCTATTGGGAAACCACAGATTTTTTGAAGGAGGAATTGAAAGAATTGGGAATTGCAAAATATTCTAACAAGGAATGGCGAGACGAGAACATAAAAATGTTCCGGAACGAGCATCAATTTTATACTGATTATGCCAAGGACAATTGGGAAGAGAACAAGGAAAGAAATCTGAAGCTGTTGGTGAAGGAGAAAAAGACCGAGAAAGAAATTGCCAAGAAGGAAGCACTTAAGGCAAAATACAAAAGTGAAAGTCCTGATCGAGGAATACAGACCCTTTTTAGGGTAACCCTTAAAAATCATTTAACGCTTAGTGATATTGCAGATACCAAGGCCAATATTCTGTTATCCGTAAATGCCATTATCATTTCCGTGGCCCTGTCCAATCTTATTCCGAAACTGGATAATCCTTCAAATGCGTACTTGGTCTATCCAACAGCGATTTTTATAATTTTTAGCGTTGTTTCAATGGTTTTGGCCGTGCTTGCCACAAGGCCCAACGTAACCAGTGGACAGTTCACCAAACAGGATGTGGAAAACAAAAAGGTGAACCTTTTGTTTTTTGGGAATTTTCATAAAATGAGCTTGAACGAATATGAATGGGCCATCCAAGAATTGGTAAAAGACAAGGACTACATTTATTCTTCACTTACCAAAGACCTTTATTTTCTGGGGCTTGTCCTAAATAGAAAGTATAAGATATTGAGAACAACCTATACTATTTTTATTATAGGGATAGTAATATCTGTATTGGCATTTGGCCTCGCATTTCATTTTTTGGGGCCGGATAGAGTAGCATAA
- a CDS encoding metallophosphoesterase, whose protein sequence is MKKHYLIVVLAALVNSCATYETKYTSPFNNIEIFKDKEVEHTFYLIGDAGKSPIGDLNPALKMFKSRLSEAKKNSTAIFLGDNIYPAGFPGKKTDPSGNKLAKNHLDAQISTLDDFKGKTIFIPGNHDWYSNGLEGLEREEKYIQKALDSKKVFLPDNGCPIEKIEIGDDIIVISIDTEWYLTNWDKHPTMNDDCEIKDRGRFFEELEGLIKKNVDKTILIAMHHPMFTYGSHGGQYSFKQHMNPSGGKFPLPVLGTVANVLRRTSGATIEDQSNKIYNQLKNRIVTLSQYSEKVIFASGHEHTLQYIEENGIPQIVSGSGVKKGATKLLNGSKFSTGQMGYATLKVYKDGSSSVDFYGIEDDGSEELIYSTKVLQPNRERKINKYTDQFPAEMEASIYTDHEIDRSGFYKWLWGDRYRKYYATKVKAPTVLLDTLMGGLSVVRKGGGNQSNSLRLQHKDGRQFVMRALRKSAERYLQAIAFQEQYIIGDFQDSFTQKLLLDFYTGAHPYAPFTLGPLSDAIGLYHTNPKMYYIPKQNALGEYNSDFGDGLYMIEEHVSEGHDDLESFGKTKKIESTYDLITKLRKDEEYSIDKKEYVKARLFDMLIGDWDRHVDQWRWAEFKDESGKKIYKPIPRDRDQAYSIWGDGALMAFASRTVPSLRIFEGFNEEIRNVKGFNGSPRTFALDMALLSETDLDLWIDQAKFIQKQINDDVIDKSFSAFPEEVKDETVTNFKKILLARKQNLVGTAKEYFKIINKYSVITGTDKDDYFMVRSLKNGGLEVKGYRLKDKKAQDLFFEKVYDPEFTKEVWVYGLDDEDVFDVNTASSKIKLRIVGGQNNDQYKIAEKSKKVHAYDFKTKKNTYDEAFGGTVHAINDYDTNTYEFLKVKASNNQLLPSFGFNPDDGFRIGLSDTYTFNGFRQNPFTQQHTFSAVYYFATNGFDFTYNGEFANIFEDVNLELNAKFTSPNFTINFFGFGNETENNEDEEPLELDYNRVRLSTIRFAPSLVWRGYLGSKVRLGISYEDIDVEETEDRFINQFYVENGEESEQSFFGVDAEYSYSNTDNEAFPTLGMSFSVQGGYKMNLNDSERVFGYIIPSLSIDHKICSDGRLVLATKIKGHFNIGDDFEFYQGASIGANDGLRGFRFQRFTGKTAYYQNTDLRYSFRKRKTGLLPVTPGIFGGFDYGRVWFPNEDSDTWHNSYGGGIFVNGADILSANLGFFNSSDGLRFAFGVGFGF, encoded by the coding sequence ATGAAAAAACATTACCTAATTGTTGTTTTAGCGGCTCTGGTAAATAGTTGTGCCACTTATGAAACAAAATATACATCTCCATTTAACAACATTGAGATTTTTAAGGACAAAGAAGTTGAACATACTTTTTATTTGATAGGGGATGCCGGAAAATCACCCATTGGGGATTTAAATCCTGCCCTTAAAATGTTCAAATCCAGATTAAGTGAAGCAAAAAAGAATAGTACTGCTATTTTTCTGGGAGATAATATTTATCCCGCTGGATTTCCTGGTAAGAAAACTGACCCGTCTGGGAATAAATTGGCAAAGAACCACTTAGATGCACAAATAAGTACGCTTGATGACTTTAAGGGAAAGACGATTTTTATTCCTGGCAACCATGATTGGTATAGTAACGGACTTGAGGGATTGGAGCGCGAGGAAAAATACATTCAGAAAGCATTGGATAGCAAAAAAGTGTTTTTACCGGATAATGGGTGTCCCATTGAAAAAATTGAAATAGGTGATGATATCATTGTTATTTCAATTGATACAGAATGGTATTTAACCAATTGGGATAAGCACCCAACCATGAACGATGATTGTGAAATAAAAGACCGGGGCAGATTTTTTGAAGAATTGGAAGGCCTTATCAAAAAGAATGTTGATAAAACTATCCTGATTGCAATGCACCATCCAATGTTCACCTACGGGTCTCATGGAGGTCAGTATTCGTTTAAGCAGCATATGAACCCCAGTGGAGGAAAATTCCCCCTTCCTGTATTGGGAACAGTTGCCAATGTTTTAAGAAGAACTTCTGGAGCCACAATTGAGGATCAATCAAATAAGATATACAATCAACTAAAAAATAGGATAGTTACACTTTCCCAATACTCTGAAAAGGTAATTTTTGCATCTGGACATGAACATACGCTTCAGTATATAGAGGAGAATGGCATACCACAAATAGTTAGTGGTTCAGGTGTAAAAAAAGGAGCGACCAAGCTTTTAAATGGAAGTAAATTCTCTACAGGTCAAATGGGATATGCAACCTTAAAGGTTTATAAAGATGGCTCTTCAAGTGTAGATTTTTATGGGATTGAAGATGATGGTTCTGAAGAATTGATATATAGTACCAAAGTATTGCAACCCAACAGAGAGAGAAAAATAAATAAATATACAGACCAGTTTCCTGCTGAGATGGAAGCTTCAATTTATACAGATCACGAGATTGATAGAAGCGGTTTTTACAAATGGCTTTGGGGCGATCGCTATAGAAAATATTATGCTACCAAGGTAAAAGCTCCTACGGTGCTTTTAGATACTTTGATGGGAGGTCTTTCGGTTGTGAGAAAAGGAGGTGGAAATCAATCAAATTCTCTACGGCTTCAGCATAAAGATGGGAGGCAATTTGTAATGCGTGCGCTGCGGAAGAGTGCTGAGCGGTATTTACAGGCGATTGCTTTCCAAGAGCAATATATTATAGGAGATTTTCAAGATTCATTTACCCAAAAGCTTCTTCTTGATTTTTATACGGGCGCACACCCATATGCTCCGTTTACCCTGGGGCCACTTTCTGATGCCATTGGACTATATCACACCAATCCAAAAATGTATTACATACCTAAACAGAATGCTCTTGGGGAGTATAATTCGGATTTTGGGGATGGACTTTATATGATTGAGGAGCATGTATCCGAGGGGCATGATGACTTAGAAAGCTTTGGTAAAACAAAAAAGATTGAAAGCACATATGATTTAATTACCAAACTACGAAAGGATGAGGAATATAGCATTGATAAAAAAGAGTATGTAAAAGCGCGACTGTTCGATATGCTGATTGGCGATTGGGATCGTCATGTAGATCAATGGAGATGGGCGGAGTTCAAAGATGAATCAGGAAAAAAGATATACAAACCAATTCCTAGGGATAGAGATCAAGCATATTCAATTTGGGGAGACGGTGCGTTAATGGCATTTGCATCAAGAACGGTTCCTTCCTTGCGTATTTTTGAAGGTTTCAATGAAGAAATACGAAATGTAAAAGGTTTCAATGGGTCACCAAGAACATTTGCCCTTGACATGGCACTACTTTCTGAAACCGATTTGGATTTATGGATAGACCAGGCAAAATTCATTCAAAAACAAATAAACGATGATGTGATTGATAAATCTTTTTCTGCTTTTCCGGAAGAAGTCAAAGATGAAACTGTTACCAATTTCAAAAAAATCCTATTGGCAAGAAAGCAAAATCTTGTAGGCACAGCTAAAGAGTATTTTAAAATAATCAATAAATACAGTGTAATTACGGGTACTGATAAGGATGATTATTTTATGGTTCGTTCATTGAAAAATGGAGGTCTAGAAGTAAAGGGGTATCGTTTAAAGGATAAGAAAGCTCAGGATTTGTTTTTTGAAAAAGTATACGACCCAGAATTCACAAAGGAAGTTTGGGTATATGGGCTGGATGATGAAGATGTTTTTGATGTAAACACAGCATCCTCCAAAATCAAGTTAAGAATTGTAGGAGGGCAAAATAACGATCAATATAAAATCGCAGAAAAATCTAAAAAGGTGCATGCGTATGATTTCAAAACAAAAAAGAACACTTATGATGAAGCTTTTGGAGGAACGGTACACGCCATCAACGATTATGACACAAACACCTATGAGTTTCTTAAAGTAAAGGCAAGTAACAATCAATTGTTGCCTTCATTTGGCTTCAATCCAGATGACGGCTTTAGAATTGGTCTTTCCGACACCTATACCTTTAATGGGTTTAGGCAAAACCCATTTACGCAACAACATACATTTAGTGCGGTATATTATTTTGCTACGAATGGTTTTGACTTTACGTACAACGGAGAATTTGCCAATATTTTTGAGGATGTAAACTTAGAACTGAATGCCAAATTCACCAGTCCTAATTTCACAATCAATTTTTTTGGTTTCGGAAATGAAACCGAAAACAACGAGGATGAAGAACCTCTGGAACTTGATTACAACCGGGTTAGGTTAAGTACCATACGATTTGCCCCATCGCTTGTGTGGCGTGGATATTTGGGTTCTAAGGTAAGACTTGGGATTTCGTATGAAGATATTGATGTAGAGGAAACAGAGGATAGGTTCATTAACCAATTTTATGTTGAAAATGGAGAAGAGAGCGAGCAAAGTTTCTTTGGCGTGGATGCGGAATACAGCTACTCCAATACCGATAATGAAGCTTTTCCAACTTTAGGCATGAGCTTTTCCGTACAGGGTGGATACAAAATGAATCTAAATGATTCGGAAAGAGTATTCGGATATATTATACCAAGTTTGTCCATTGATCATAAAATATGCTCCGATGGGCGATTGGTTTTGGCCACTAAGATAAAAGGGCACTTTAATATAGGAGATGACTTTGAATTTTATCAAGGAGCTAGTATAGGTGCAAATGATGGTTTGAGAGGATTTCGCTTTCAACGATTTACTGGAAAGACGGCCTATTATCAGAATACCGATCTGCGGTATAGTTTTAGAAAACGAAAAACAGGATTATTACCCGTAACACCTGGAATCTTTGGTGGTTTTGATTATGGAAGAGTATGGTTTCCTAATGAAGACTCGGATACATGGCACAATTCCTATGGAGGGGGTATTTTTGTAAATGGAGCAGATATTTTATCCGCAAACCTGGGCTTCTTTAACAGTTCAGATGGGTTACGATTTGCTTTTGGAGTAGGGTTTGGCTTCTAA
- a CDS encoding GyrI-like domain-containing protein encodes MKRKISLVLVLVLLISLVWYLFIKPSDYLVSFNARTFPGAINQTIKHWNKSLRPYTPIQQDGILNLKQQLTYNDTLVEYNWEIIPINDSLSKIRVGIKDLDHSIRNKILVPFSNTVLERRSKENLINFNTLLQSHTKKFKVRVVGPDEIEPTYCAYLNVRCLQDEKAFKMMADFPFLSGFVDDNGLTKEEGVPFVEIVNWDMEKDSIEYNFCYPIIKKDSLPFNKEIKYKEFKGIKALKAIYNGNYITSDRAWYKLLDHAKNNDIEVISTPVEIFYNNPSTSGNELDWKAEIFMPLKETNE; translated from the coding sequence ATGAAACGAAAAATTTCTTTAGTACTCGTTTTAGTACTGTTGATTTCTTTGGTATGGTATCTTTTTATAAAACCTAGCGATTATCTGGTTTCATTCAATGCTAGAACCTTTCCCGGGGCCATAAACCAAACAATTAAACATTGGAACAAAAGCTTAAGACCTTATACCCCTATTCAACAAGATGGAATTTTAAACCTAAAACAGCAGTTGACCTATAATGATACCCTTGTTGAATATAACTGGGAAATAATTCCGATTAATGATTCCCTTTCAAAAATTAGAGTGGGCATTAAAGATTTGGACCATAGCATTAGAAACAAAATTTTGGTTCCATTTTCCAACACGGTTTTGGAAAGACGTTCCAAAGAGAACCTTATCAACTTTAATACGTTATTACAAAGTCATACTAAAAAATTTAAGGTAAGGGTTGTTGGCCCTGATGAGATTGAACCTACCTATTGTGCTTACCTTAATGTAAGGTGTTTGCAAGATGAAAAAGCATTTAAAATGATGGCGGATTTTCCATTTCTAAGCGGATTTGTTGATGATAATGGACTTACAAAAGAAGAAGGTGTCCCCTTTGTTGAGATTGTAAATTGGGATATGGAGAAGGACAGTATTGAATACAATTTTTGCTATCCAATCATTAAAAAGGACTCTTTACCCTTTAACAAGGAAATAAAATATAAAGAATTTAAAGGTATCAAGGCCTTAAAAGCAATTTACAACGGGAATTATATTACTTCAGACCGGGCTTGGTACAAGCTTTTAGATCATGCCAAAAACAATGATATTGAAGTTATAAGTACACCGGTTGAAATTTTTTATAATAATCCAAGTACGAGTGGCAACGAATTGGATTGGAAAGCAGAAATATTTATGCCCTTAAAAGAAACCAATGAATAA
- a CDS encoding vanadium-dependent haloperoxidase, translating into MKQRITLQFLILLFLFSCTKESQPITITPEDFHGSVDKVTEIMIHDIFSPPVASRIFAYPNVAAYEILASQENEYQSMANQLRDLEPIPTPKEVETINHELAALIAHIELSKRLIFSEDRIEAYRDSLYTIWEDKNAKEFNASKTYGLEVAEHIAKWMSGDNYNQTRTMPKFTVDTDDPSRWQPTPPAYMAGIEPHWNKIRPFVIDSASQFKPSAPPSFSMEEDSDFFKELKEVYDISNEITASGDDSEEVEIAQFWDCNPYVSVTRGHLMFATKKITPGAHWIGITKIASRKTNADVGKTVYAYTKASIAMADAFISCWDEKYRSNLVRPETLINEHIDENWEPILQTPPFPEYTSGHSVVSGAAGVVLTEIFGENFAFDDDTEVPYGLPVRSFTSFTHASDEAAISRMYGGIHYRAAVEIGVNQGRNLGKFVVDNLKMVQ; encoded by the coding sequence ATGAAACAACGAATAACGCTACAATTCTTAATCCTCCTTTTTCTTTTTTCATGCACTAAAGAAAGTCAGCCCATTACAATCACTCCTGAAGATTTTCACGGTTCTGTTGACAAGGTAACGGAAATAATGATTCATGATATTTTTTCACCACCTGTTGCCAGTAGAATATTTGCGTATCCTAATGTTGCTGCTTATGAAATTCTGGCATCCCAAGAAAATGAATACCAATCAATGGCAAATCAACTAAGGGACTTGGAACCTATTCCAACCCCAAAAGAAGTGGAAACCATTAACCATGAATTAGCAGCCTTGATTGCTCACATTGAATTAAGCAAACGCCTTATTTTTTCAGAAGATAGAATTGAAGCGTATCGCGACAGTCTCTATACAATTTGGGAGGATAAAAATGCCAAAGAATTCAATGCATCAAAAACTTACGGTCTTGAAGTAGCAGAACATATTGCCAAATGGATGAGTGGCGACAATTATAACCAAACTAGGACCATGCCCAAGTTCACTGTTGATACGGATGACCCATCAAGATGGCAGCCTACACCCCCTGCATATATGGCCGGAATTGAACCTCATTGGAATAAAATACGTCCTTTTGTAATAGACTCTGCAAGTCAATTTAAACCTTCAGCACCGCCATCATTTTCTATGGAAGAGGATTCCGATTTCTTTAAAGAACTTAAGGAAGTATATGACATCAGCAATGAAATAACCGCCTCTGGAGATGATTCGGAAGAGGTTGAAATTGCGCAGTTTTGGGACTGTAACCCCTACGTATCGGTTACAAGAGGACACTTAATGTTTGCTACAAAAAAGATTACACCCGGAGCCCATTGGATTGGCATTACTAAAATTGCAAGCAGAAAAACCAATGCCGATGTAGGCAAAACTGTTTACGCCTACACAAAGGCATCCATTGCCATGGCTGATGCTTTTATAAGTTGTTGGGATGAAAAATATAGAAGTAATCTTGTAAGGCCCGAAACGCTTATTAATGAACATATAGATGAAAATTGGGAGCCAATTCTCCAAACACCCCCATTTCCGGAGTATACTAGCGGACACAGTGTGGTTTCAGGTGCAGCTGGTGTTGTTCTTACCGAAATTTTCGGGGAAAACTTTGCATTTGATGACGATACAGAGGTTCCGTATGGGCTTCCCGTTCGTTCGTTTACTTCTTTTACACACGCTTCAGATGAAGCTGCCATTAGCAGAATGTACGGTGGAATCCACTACCGCGCAGCAGTCGAAATTGGGGTAAACCAAGGACGAAATTTGGGCAAATTTGTGGTAGACAACCTTAAAATGGTTCAATAA
- a CDS encoding VCBS repeat-containing protein: MTKQIYISLFLILFLSCGKKEGELFSNPSAKDTGISFTNTLIESDDLNILDYLYFYNGGGVAVGDINNDGLPDVFFSGNQVKNVLYLNKGNLTFEDISQSAGVQGNSSWNTGAIMGDVNGDGLLDIYVCAVVGINGFEGHNELFINNGDNTFSESAAKYGLDFDSYSSSAAFLDYDLDGDLDLYLLNHAVHTQESFGRVDLRYTRNFETGDKLLRNDGGKFTDVSEQAGIYGGINAYGLGIAVSDFNSDGYPDIYVGNDFHEDDYYYLNNGDGTFTESLRDYFGHTSRFSMGSDVADINHDGLPDLISLDMLPEDEIPLKSSEGDDNIQVQRLRIERYGYHYQFTRNMLYVNQPSGNYLETALLSGVAATDWSWSALFGDYDQDGEQDLFVSNGIPKRPNDLDYVRFISNEQIQKKLDNTKLVDQEALNMMPSGATNNIIFRGAANLQFVDKTKDWIAKDTLISGATAYGDLDNDGDLDLITNNINRPATIYLNKTNDKGNYLKIQFKYKDKNPFGIGTKVYSYHQGTLQYKELYTSRGFQASSEPIVHFGYGNVQKVDSLKIVWPDKTFQTLKSIDINQALMIEPTGTTPFNYESKTQKTPPLFEKVDDNLGIDFTHIEDNHIDFNREKLIPYRVSDRGPATAIGDLNGDGKDDVFFGGSKFHPSKIYIQQDTSFVKQRFNEIQKDPVKEEVVALIKDLNGDGKGDVFLGSGGSDFSGKSKALLDSYFIKKDSSFVKSNLPDFFENASVIKPCDYDKDGDLDLFVGSNSVTSSFGEIPNSYLLQNNGGTFSLLENLPFQNIGMITDAVWTDFDTDGTIDLLLIGEWMAPKFYKNTNGTFNEVAVLANPLNGLWQAIEPFDIDSDGDMDYLLGNWGANSKFSASEEAPMKMFFSDFDENGSTETIITTQKDGKYYPILGLDELSGQLVSLRKKFNTYKGFAGKSMDQLFDKTTLDKSKILEVHELQSGYLKNEGSQYNFVPFQSELQVSPMKSFLSFDFNGDSKNEVLVAGNYFGVTPFHGRFDSFPGALITNENDIILGDRLGLELAQKSIRHLNTITLDNQTYLLVTLNNDKAQVYRLLKQKTTKQ; the protein is encoded by the coding sequence ATGACTAAACAAATTTACATTTCCCTATTTCTAATACTTTTTTTGAGTTGTGGAAAAAAAGAGGGGGAACTTTTCTCCAATCCATCTGCAAAAGACACGGGAATCTCATTTACCAATACCTTGATTGAATCTGACGACTTGAACATTTTGGACTACCTCTATTTTTATAATGGAGGAGGCGTAGCAGTCGGTGATATCAATAATGATGGTCTTCCAGATGTTTTCTTTTCAGGAAATCAGGTAAAAAATGTATTGTATTTAAACAAAGGGAATCTAACATTTGAAGATATTTCCCAAAGTGCAGGTGTTCAAGGGAATAGTTCTTGGAATACGGGAGCCATAATGGGTGATGTAAACGGTGATGGACTTTTGGATATTTATGTTTGTGCCGTAGTTGGAATCAATGGATTTGAGGGGCATAACGAGCTTTTCATCAACAATGGCGATAACACATTTTCCGAAAGCGCAGCAAAATACGGGTTGGATTTTGATTCCTATAGTTCTTCAGCAGCATTTTTGGATTATGATTTAGATGGAGATTTAGATCTTTATTTGTTGAACCATGCAGTGCATACTCAGGAATCTTTTGGCAGGGTAGATTTACGATATACCAGAAACTTTGAAACCGGGGATAAACTGCTTAGAAATGATGGAGGGAAATTTACCGATGTTAGCGAACAAGCTGGAATTTATGGCGGTATTAATGCATACGGACTAGGAATAGCTGTTTCCGACTTTAATTCGGATGGTTACCCGGATATTTATGTTGGAAACGATTTTCATGAAGATGATTATTACTATTTGAACAATGGTGATGGTACATTTACGGAAAGTCTTCGGGATTATTTTGGCCATACAAGCAGATTTTCCATGGGTAGCGATGTTGCTGATATTAACCATGATGGTTTGCCCGATTTAATTTCGTTGGATATGCTCCCTGAAGATGAAATTCCATTAAAATCTTCGGAAGGGGATGATAATATTCAGGTTCAACGACTTCGGATTGAGCGTTATGGGTATCATTATCAGTTTACAAGGAATATGCTCTATGTAAACCAACCCAGCGGCAATTATCTTGAAACAGCATTATTAAGCGGAGTTGCGGCCACTGACTGGAGTTGGAGTGCTCTGTTTGGTGATTATGATCAAGATGGCGAACAGGATTTATTTGTTTCCAATGGTATTCCAAAACGCCCCAATGATTTGGACTATGTTCGATTTATATCCAACGAACAGATTCAAAAAAAACTGGACAACACAAAATTAGTAGACCAGGAAGCGCTCAACATGATGCCTTCGGGGGCAACAAACAATATAATTTTTAGAGGAGCTGCAAATCTTCAATTTGTAGATAAAACTAAAGATTGGATTGCAAAAGACACCCTTATCTCTGGAGCGACTGCTTATGGGGATTTGGATAATGATGGGGATTTGGATTTAATAACCAATAATATAAATAGACCCGCGACTATCTATCTAAACAAGACCAACGATAAAGGAAATTACCTCAAAATCCAATTTAAATATAAAGACAAGAATCCTTTTGGTATCGGCACAAAGGTGTATTCCTATCATCAAGGTACATTGCAGTATAAGGAATTGTATACAAGCAGGGGATTTCAGGCTAGTTCAGAACCAATCGTCCATTTTGGTTATGGAAACGTTCAAAAAGTGGATTCCTTAAAAATTGTATGGCCAGATAAGACATTTCAAACTCTAAAAAGTATAGATATCAATCAAGCCCTAATGATTGAACCTACCGGTACAACTCCATTTAATTATGAATCCAAAACTCAAAAAACACCCCCCCTTTTTGAAAAAGTAGATGACAATCTGGGGATTGATTTTACGCACATTGAGGATAACCATATCGATTTTAATAGAGAAAAACTCATCCCGTATCGTGTATCGGACAGGGGGCCCGCAACGGCTATAGGCGATTTAAATGGAGACGGCAAAGACGATGTGTTCTTTGGGGGTTCAAAGTTTCATCCTTCCAAAATCTACATACAGCAAGACACTTCTTTTGTGAAGCAAAGATTTAATGAGATTCAAAAAGATCCTGTGAAAGAAGAAGTGGTTGCCCTAATAAAAGATTTGAACGGTGATGGCAAGGGTGATGTGTTTCTTGGTTCTGGAGGTTCAGATTTTTCAGGCAAATCCAAAGCCTTATTGGACAGCTATTTTATCAAAAAAGATTCTTCCTTTGTAAAATCCAACTTGCCGGATTTCTTTGAAAATGCTTCCGTTATCAAACCATGTGATTATGATAAAGATGGTGATTTAGACCTTTTCGTGGGAAGCAATTCCGTGACCTCAAGTTTTGGGGAGATTCCAAATTCATATCTCCTGCAAAATAATGGTGGAACCTTTTCACTTTTGGAAAATCTTCCTTTTCAAAATATTGGGATGATTACCGATGCCGTTTGGACAGATTTTGATACCGATGGAACTATTGACCTCCTGCTAATTGGTGAATGGATGGCCCCGAAATTTTACAAAAACACCAACGGTACATTTAATGAGGTAGCGGTTTTGGCCAACCCTCTAAATGGCCTTTGGCAAGCCATTGAGCCTTTTGACATTGATTCTGATGGAGATATGGATTATTTGCTTGGCAATTGGGGTGCAAACTCAAAATTTAGCGCATCAGAAGAAGCCCCAATGAAAATGTTCTTCTCAGATTTTGATGAAAATGGAAGTACGGAGACAATTATCACTACACAAAAAGACGGAAAATATTATCCAATTCTGGGATTGGACGAACTGTCTGGACAACTGGTTTCTTTGAGAAAAAAATTCAACACCTATAAAGGTTTTGCAGGAAAATCTATGGACCAACTTTTTGATAAAACCACACTTGATAAATCCAAAATCCTAGAGGTTCACGAGCTTCAATCTGGTTATTTAAAAAACGAGGGCAGTCAATACAACTTTGTCCCTTTTCAATCTGAACTTCAAGTTTCACCAATGAAATCCTTTTTATCATTTGATTTTAATGGCGATTCCAAAAATGAGGTTCTGGTGGCTGGAAACTATTTTGGAGTAACTCCTTTTCATGGAAGGTTTGATTCTTTTCCAGGAGCATTGATAACTAATGAAAATGATATAATTTTGGGAGATAGATTAGGCTTGGAGCTTGCCCAAAAATCAATTAGACATCTTAATACAATTACTTTAGACAACCAAACGTATCTTCTGGTAACACTGAACAACGACAAAGCACAAGTCTACCGCTTACTTAAACAAAAAACAACTAAACAATGA